Proteins encoded in a region of the Amphiprion ocellaris isolate individual 3 ecotype Okinawa chromosome 21, ASM2253959v1, whole genome shotgun sequence genome:
- the asb13a.2 gene encoding ankyrin repeat and SOCS box protein 13 — protein sequence MELEHMQPYFFGDIGCWVERTEVHKAASLGQASQLKHLIQSGASVNLVAVDSITPLHEACLRGQAQCVQLLLDAGAQVDARNVDGSTPLCDACSAGSLECVKILLEHGAKANPALTSRTASPLHEACVGGNSDCVELLIAMGACLEAYDLYYGTPLHVACVNEHTNCVKVLLNAGAKVNAARLHETPLHHAAKNMRVDMIEMLVEFGANIHARDHHDKKPVDYTTPGSPSAACLKFYETTPMSLQQLSRLAVRNKLGTRALKVIGQLDVPKLIIGYLCYQ from the exons GCTGCTGGGTGGAGAGAACAGAGGTGCACAAGGCAGCGTCCCTCGGCCAGGCCTCCCAGCTGAAGCACCTCATCCAGAGTGGAGCTTCAGTGAACTTAGTGGCTGTGGATTCCATCACACCGCTGCATGAGGCCTGCCTCCGTGGACAGGCCCAgtgtgtgcagctgctgctggacgCTGGAGCTCAG GTGGATGCGAGGAATGTGGATGGAAGCACTCCGCTGTGTGATGCCTGTTCAGCTGGTAGTCTGGAGTGTGTGAAGATCTTGCTGGAGCACGGTGCCAAAGCCAACCCTGCACTCACCTCCCGCACAGCCTCACCCCTCCACGAGGCTTGCGTGGGAG gTAACTCAGACTGTGTGGAGCTGTTGATAGCCATGGGTGCTTGTCTCGAGGCGTACGATCTTTACTACGGGACCCCGCTGCACGTGGCTTGTGTTAATGAACACACAAACTGTGTTAAAGTGCTGCTCAATGCAG GTGCAAAAGTGAACGCTGCCAGGCTACATGAGACTCCACTGCACCACGCCGCTAAAAACATGCGAGTTGATATGATTGAGATGCTGGTGGAGTTTGGGGCCAACATCCACGCCAGAGATCACCACGACAAGAAACCTGTGGACTACACCACACCAGGCTCCCCCTCTGCAgcctgcctgaaattttatgaGA CCACTCCCATgagtctgcagcagctcagcaggttGGCTGTGAGGAACAAGCTGGGCACCAGGGCTCTGAAGGTCATTGGTCAACTGGACGTACCAAAACTCATCATCGGCTACCTCTGCTATCAGTGA